One Pyrococcus furiosus DSM 3638 genomic window, CCTTGGCCAGTAGTTGCTACTTTAATTGCCTCTTCAACTGGAGTCCCTGGGGTAACATAATATACTCTAATTCCAGCAGCTTGTATTGCTCCCAAAGCATTCGGTACTACCTGAGGAGCTACTATTGTGTCAACGCCCTCATTAATGAGCATTTGAACAGCTATTGGACCTGCTCCTCTACCTGCAGTGGCAGCAGGGTTCTGAATTACTTTTTCGCTAATTATGTTACCCTTTTCATCGACTTCAGCTATGTAAAATGCCGGAGCTCTAGCAAAGAGAGGTGCTACAGTATCTTCCCTACCTCCTCCATTAGTTGGGATCGCTATCTTCATGATCCTCACCTCAATATTTTGTGCATATGCACAGATATTTAAAATTTTCGGCTACCCTAATAAGCAGAACTTTTCCCAGTATAGCCTAAATTAGATAATTGGTGAGCATATGCACAAGAAAGTTTATAAATAAATTAGGTTTCCCTAATTTTGGAGGTGAGAGTGTGCAGATAGCAATCAGTGGGGGAAAAGGGTGGAACTGGAAAATCTACAGTCGCCATAAATCTTGCAGTAAGATGGGAGTAAAGCGCACACTTGCAGATCTCGATGTAGAAGCACCAAACGACCATCTCCTCTTGGGAGTAAGCTTAGCCAATGAAGAGCCCGTATATCAGTTCATGCCTCATTTTGATTATTTAAAGTGTATAAAGCGTAGAAAATGTGCAAAAGTGTGTGAGGAACACGCAATAGTTACTCTTAAGGATGGAACTCCTTTTCTAATGCCAACTCTTTGCTCTGGCTGTCGTGCATGTGAAATAGTCTGCCCAGTCCCAGGAGCAATAAGAGAATGATCTAAACTCATTGGCCACACCTACGTCACCCCTACCCCCTATGGCTTTACCCTAGTTACTGGCAAACTTAAAGAGGGAGAAGAGAGATCAATGCCCCTTGTTGTTGCCACAAAGAAAAGAGTTGAGAAATTAAGGGAAGGTCTTCTAATAGTGGATACAGCTGCTGGAACAGGTAATACTGTTTCTAAGGCCATAGAAGGCTCAAAGCTTCTCATAGCTGTTACTGAGCCCACATCTCTCGACATTCATGACTTGGAGCTCATTTTAAAGCTTGGGACTCTTATGAAAATTAGAACCTGGGTAGTCGTAAATAGGGCAGACTTAGGAGAGATTGAAAAGGTAAGAGAAATTTCAGAGAAATATAATGCTGAAATTGTTGCAAAAATCCCATACAGCGAGAATATAGTCAAAAGTTATGTCCAAGGTTACCCAATAGTTCTTACTGAGTATCCCGAAGCTGAAATATTCAATGAGCTTGCCAAGAAAGTTTTAGAGTTTGTTGGAGGTGGAGAGTAATGCAAATAGCTATTGCAATCGGTAAAGATGGTTTTGGGAAGAGTACGATAACAGCTTCCCTATTATATCTGCTAAAGGATGATTACTCATTCGTCGTTGTGGATGCAGACGCAGAGGCTCCAAACCTGGGAATCCTCCTTGGAGTGACCGAATGGGATGGGAAGAGAGCATATAGGAGCCAAAGTTGCAAGAATAAACCAAGATAGCTGTGTAAAGTGTGGAATATGTTATGAACGCTGCCCTTATGAGTCAATTTACATCGATAATGAAGTAAATTATGTTGTTAATGAGCTAACGTGTGAAGGTTGCAACGTGTGTGGACTCGTTTGTCCAGTCCCAGGAACGATAACGCTAGAGTTAGTAAGGTCAGAAGTCATTAGAGAGGCAACGACAAAGTATGGCTTTCCACTTATATCAGCCCAGGTAGATGTGGGAAGACCAGAAAGTGGGAAATTAGTTACGGAAGAAAAGGAGTGGGCAAGAAAAAATAATGAAAGAAGAAGGTCTAGACCACATGATCGTTGACTCTGCAGCAGGAATTGGGTGTCAAGTCATAGCAAGCCTTGGAGGGGCCGATGTAGCAATTCTAATTGCAGAACCTACTCCAGCATCATTGAGTGATGTTCAACGTGTCTATAAAGTGGTGCAACACTTCAAAGAACCCGCTTACCTAATAATAAACAAGGCCGACATAAACCCAGAATTTACAGCTCTGGAAGAGTGGGCTGAGAGCGAGGGCATTCCAATTTTAGGAAAGATACCCTACGACAGATCGGTGCCCGAAAGTATGATCATGCTAAAACCAGTTGTTGAGGCCTTTCCAAATTCAAAGGCTTCAAAAGCAATAGCTGAGATAGTGGAGATAATAAAACAGGAAATATTGAAATGAAAATAGAAAAATCACTCAGAGATTTCAGTTGGATAGATGGGAACTCTTCCATGCGGTATTCCGTATTTCTTTCCATACCATTCACTGAGGAAATACCAGGCTAACACTAGGAGGACAAGGCCGATTGGAAGTAGAATTACTGGTGTTCTTATTCCTGCAGCAAATAGGAGGTAGAGGACTATTCCAACACTGGCAGCTGTTACTGCATAGGGAATCTGAGTAGTTACGTGGTCTATGTGATCGCTTCCAGAGAACATTGAACTCATGATTGTTGTATCACTTATTGGTGAACAGTGGTCTCCGAATATTCCTCCCGCAAACACTGCACCTATGCTTGCAAAGAGTACAGAATTATCACCTGGGGCCAGTTCATAAGCTAGAGGAATAGCTATTGGCATGAGTATTCCGAAGGTTCCCCAGCTTGTTCCAGTTGTGAATGATATGAACATGGCAACTAAGAAGATTATCAGTGGAACTATCCCACCAGGAACGTTTGCACTCTTTGCAAGGTTTACAACATAGTCAGCTGTTCCTACAGCTTCAGTTGCGCTCTTAATGCTCCACGCCAAGACTAGAATAACGGTCGCCATTATCATTTGCTTCATACCCTGAATTATTGCACTCTCCGCCTCTTCCACAGTCATTGTCTTCGTTCCTAGTACTAGAACTAAGGCCACAAGTACCATGGCAAATGAACCCCATAGAAGGGAAGTTGCTGAATCCGCATTACCTAGAATGTCCATAGCTCCGCATGGGCCTTCACATGCACTCTTTCCAGTATAGTAGAGGCCGTAAAGTGTTACGAATACCAACGCCAATATCGGCCATATGAAGAAGTGAACACTTCCCTTCTCAGTAAGAGGGTGCCCGAGATCTGATTCAGTTGCCATTAGTGGCTTTGCTCCATCCCTTACGACCTTTCCAGTGGTTCTGGCTCTGTATTCTGCCTTAAGCATTGGACCATAGTGCCTGTGGGTGTAGGCTACAATGAAAACTAGGATTATCGCGAATATTGAATAAAATCTGTATGGAACGCTGTGTGCCCAGGCGAAGTATTCACCCATGGTAATGTTCAATTTATCTAATGCTTCCCTAATTAGTCCGAGTTCATATCCTATCCATGTTGAAACAATAGCTATTCCAGCGACTGGAGCAGCGGTTGAATCATCTATATAGGCAAGCATTTCTCTGGAAACCCTCATTTTGTCTGTTATGGGCCTCATAGTATTTCCGACAATTATCGTGTTTGTGTAGTCGTCAAAGAAAACCAAAACTCCCAGGAGCCAGCCTAACAGTGATGCATCCCTGCTAGTCCTAATTCTTCTTGTTATTGCCTCGGCAACTGCATGAACTCCACCGGATTTGTAGATCAATCCAACCCCTGCTCCAATTAGGAAGTCAAATATTAGTATCGTTGCATTCCAGCTATCAGTAACGTTCCCAACTATCCATTCGAAAGTCTTTATTGTTCCCGTCACTGGATTCCAATTGGAAGCCATAACTCCGCCTACCCATACTCCAGCAAAGAGTGCAAAGACTACCCTTTTGGTCCATATTGCAAGGACTATAGCTACGAGAGGCGGCAGGAGAGATAGAACACCAAAATCACTCATCCCTTAACACCTCCTATCTAAAAATTTTTTAGGAACTCTGAAATTATCGGATCTTCTTTGGAGTATTTGAGAATTACAATAAAAAACATTTTGGTGTTCTTTGATCCCTTTCTAGCCTTGTTGATCAGCTTATAGTCTATACTCATCAGCTATGAAC contains:
- a CDS encoding NifB/NifX family molybdenum-iron cluster-binding protein, with amino-acid sequence MKIAIPTNGGGREDTVAPLFARAPAFYIAEVDEKGNIISEKVIQNPAATAGRGAGPIAVQMLINEGVDTIVAPQVVPNALGAIQAAGIRVYYVTPGTPVEEAIKVATTGQGGQLPSLPQIPTPVTPAPAMYGPVYPPFGWGRGWGKGRGWGRGWGSILGYCPWTGMPSRRALRWYYGWW
- a CDS encoding Na+/H+ antiporter NhaC family protein gives rise to the protein MSDFGVLSLLPPLVAIVLAIWTKRVVFALFAGVWVGGVMASNWNPVTGTIKTFEWIVGNVTDSWNATILIFDFLIGAGVGLIYKSGGVHAVAEAITRRIRTSRDASLLGWLLGVLVFFDDYTNTIIVGNTMRPITDKMRVSREMLAYIDDSTAAPVAGIAIVSTWIGYELGLIREALDKLNITMGEYFAWAHSVPYRFYSIFAIILVFIVAYTHRHYGPMLKAEYRARTTGKVVRDGAKPLMATESDLGHPLTEKGSVHFFIWPILALVFVTLYGLYYTGKSACEGPCGAMDILGNADSATSLLWGSFAMVLVALVLVLGTKTMTVEEAESAIIQGMKQMIMATVILVLAWSIKSATEAVGTADYVVNLAKSANVPGGIVPLIIFLVAMFISFTTGTSWGTFGILMPIAIPLAYELAPGDNSVLFASIGAVFAGGIFGDHCSPISDTTIMSSMFSGSDHIDHVTTQIPYAVTAASVGIVLYLLFAAGIRTPVILLPIGLVLLVLAWYFLSEWYGKKYGIPHGRVPIYPTEISE